Below is a genomic region from Ancylomarina subtilis.
GCTTATAAAGAATCGCTTCGACATAATCCGGATTCAAAAGAGGCCAAATACAACCTGGAATACGCTCGTAAGATGAAGGAAAAACAAGAGCAACAAAAAAAGCAAAACAAAGATCAGCAAAACCAAGACAATAAAGATAACAAAGACAAAAAGGATCAGGATAAAAAAGATCAACAAAACAAGGACGATCAAAAGAAGAAGCAAGACGATCAGAAAAAAGATCAGGATAAAAAGAAAGATCAAAAAGATAAAGAGAAGCAAAAGCCTAACGAAGGCGACAAAAATAAAAAACAAGAACCTAAAGAGGGTAAAATCTCCAAAGAAGATGCTCAGCGCTTGCTACAAGCACTAGAAAATGACGAGAAAAAAGTGCAACAGAAAGTGCAAAAAGCCAAAGCTAAAGCACAACAAAAGAAAAAACAGAAAATAAAAAAGGATTGGTAAAACGCATTGTTAAATTAGATTTGAGATTTGTAGTTTAAAAGCCATTCTTAAATCATCAATAATAAGTTGATATTTGAACTCCCGATTGCATTCGGAACAGACTTATTAGGTGCTTAAGCCCTATTTTGCAAAATAATTCAGTAATTTTGATTTTGCATAAAATTTGAACCTTTAGAAAAATAAAACAAGATTGATGAAGAGACTATTTTTCTTATTACTTACATGTCTATTTATTAGTACTTCGGCCTTTGCTGATAAAACTAAATTTACTGCTACAGCTCCAAATGTTGTTGCCTTGGGAGAGCAATTTCGCCTATCCTACAGCCTGAATGAAAAAGGAACGAATCTGAAACTTCCCGCAATAAAAGGTTTTCAGATTTTAATGGGGCCTTCCACCTCAACGAGTATGAGTACGCAGTATATCAATGGCAAAATGACCTCAAGTTCATCCTATACATATACCTATGTATTGCTTGCTGAAACCGAAGGGAAATTCACTTTTGAACCAGCGGAAATTACAGTTGATGGTAAGCTTGTTAAATCCAATAGCCACACCATTGAAGTTGTACGGGAAAGCACTAAAAACAAACAACAAGGCACACATAGTAGTACATCCGCTCAGGCGCAACGTATCACTGAGGATAATTTATATATCAAGGTTAATGTTGATAGAAAGTCAGTTTTTATGGGAGAACCCGTAAAAGCAACTCTAAAAATCTACTCAAAAAACAAAAACCTTGTTAATATTGAACCTGTTAAACTCCCTACTTTTCAGGGATTCCTGACACAGGAAATTGAACGAGATTCACCCAGTACCCTTACCGGAGAAAATGTCAATGGTGAGATCATGTATACCTACGTTCGCAGTGAATACCTTTTATTCCCGCAACATGAGGGTGAAATTGTAATCGAACCCTGGGAAATGAATTGCATTGTGCAATTATCAGCACAAGCCCGTTCAAGAGGTTTCTTCGATGATTTTTTTAACAACTACAAAAATGTTCGTGTACCTCGCAAATCGAAACCTGTCACCATTAAGGTAAAACCAGTTCCTAATAATGCTCCTGCAAGTTTTGATGGTGCTGTTGGTCAGTTTAAGATAAGCACCAGTATCAATCAGGATTCCGTTAAAGTTGACGATGCCATTACCATGAAAGTAAAAATCTCAGGTAATGGAAATATGAAATTGATCAACCCTTTGAAATTTGACTTCCCTGCTGATTTTGAAGTTTACGATCCTAAAACGAATCAAAATATTGAGAGTACGGCTAAAGGAATGACGGGATCTACAACATTCGAATACTTAATTATTCCGCGTCATGCAGGTGATTTCACCATTCCAACCAACGAGTTTACATATTTTGATCCAAGAGCTAGAAGATATAAAACCAAACTAACACCTGAATTCAAGATTCATGTTGCTAAGGGTGAAGGTGGCGTCTCAAACACAACCATTAGTTCATTCACTAAAGAGGATGTTAAATTTATTGGTAAGGATATTCGTTTTATCAAAACCAATAATTTTGAACCCATCTACAAGGGAGAGATCTTTTTTGGAACCCTCAATTTCTATTTAGCTTATATCCTCCCTCTTTTTATATTCATTCTTGCTTTTGTTTTCAATCGTAAACGGATTAAAGAGAATGCTGATGTGGCTAAAATGAAAAACAAGCGGGCCAATCGTGTTGCCATGAAACGTTTAAAAGCAGCATCACAAAGACTTCATGCAAAAGAAAAGGAGGCTTTCTACGATGAAATACTGAAAGCCCTTTGGGATTATATTTCTGATAAATTTAACTTACCACTATCCGATTTAAGCAAGGACAACATCAATGGTATTCTAGTTGACAGAAGCGTGGATCAGGAAATCATCAGCGATTTCATGACAATTTTGGATACCTGTGAATTTGCTCGTTATGCGCCATCAAGTGGCTCATCCGAAATGGACAGTCTTTATCAGAAAACAATGGAAACAATTACCAAACTTGAAAAAAACATCAAGTAATTATGCAAAAATTCATTTATACTCTAATAGCCTTAGCTTTATCCGTTCAGGTTTTTGCCCAAATTCAGGCAAATCCAATTCAAGAAGCGAATGATCTTTATCAAAAAGGCGAATACGAGAATGCCATAAAATCATACGAATCTGTATTGGAAACTCGTATTGAAGCTCCGGAAATCTATTTCAATCTAGCTAATGCCTATTACAAAACGGGCCAAATAGCTCCTGCTATTCTGAATTATGAAAGAGCATTGCTTTTATCACCTGAGGATGAAGATATCAAGTACAATTTAGAATTGGCACAAAAAAATGTAACTGACAAATTAGAGGTTCTTCCTGAATTCTTTGTGAGTTCATGGGTTTCCGGCTTATGGAACAGTTTATCAGCCAATGCCTGGTCTTGGTTATCAATTGGCTTCTTTTTCTTCTTCTTGGCTTTAATGAGCTTGTATTTATATAGCAAGATAAGTCGAATTAAGAAATTGGGCTTCTTTCTATCAATCTTGTGTTTACTTTCAAGTTTGGTCTTTTACAATTTCGCCTCAAAGATGAATAAACAGCTGACTTCGAGAGAATATGCTATTGTTTTTAGTCCCAGTGTAACAGTAAAAGGTTCTCCTGATGAAAGTGGCACACAACTCTTCCTCTTACACGAAGGAACCAAGGTTAAGGTTATAGAAGAACTAGGAGACTGGCGAAACATCAAATTGAGCGATGGAAATCAGGGCTGGTTAAAAAAGGAAGATATTGAGATCATTTAGGGTCAGAACTCTAAGACAGAAAAAAATAAGGACAACAAAAATGTTGTCCTTATTTTTTTTATCCTTGCTTTCAAGCAAATATCTAATCATAATCTTTGATATCTGTTTCACCACGAAGAATCATCTGACCGTAATAGGATAAAGCACCAAGAACCTCTGCTCCTGGCATAACGTAAACAGGTGCAATAATCTCAACTCGATTGCGGATTTCGCTTACAAAGGTATCATCCTTGGCAAGCCCTCCGGTTATAATTATACCATCAAGCTTTTCACCATCAAAACAAACATGTAAGGATGAAATATACTTGGAAACCTGATAAGCCATAGCAGATAATACCTCTGCGGCTTTCTCATCACCCGCATCACGCAATTGGCAAACATCAAAGGCACTATGCGTTTTAAAGTATGAATAAAGCCCACCATCACCCGTTTGTTTTTTCAGCATCTCATCCATCGTAAATTTACCTGAATAACACATCCGGATCACATCGCCCATAGGTAAGGAACCTGAGCGAATTGGTGAAAAAGGCCCATCACCATCGTATGCCTGATTGGTGTCAATCACACGACCCTTTTTATGTGCTCCAATACTAATTCCACCTCCCAAATGAACGACAATCAAATTCATCTTTTCATACTCCGAATACTTAATCTTCGCGTACTTTCGAGCTGAAATTTTTTGGTTGAGTGCATGAAAAATTGAACGCCGTTTAAACTCAGGGCGGCCTGTGAAACGAGCAATATCCTGAAGTTCATCAACCACAACCGGGTCGGCAATATAAGCATGAGCACCATCAATAGCCTTGGCAATTCCATTGGCTAACAAACCACCCAGATTGACAACATCATCGCCAAATTCTGACGAACTAAGATCCTTTATCATCTTGGAATTTACACGATAAACACCCGATTCTACGGGCTTTAACAAACCTCCTCTACCAATAATCACTTTAATGTTTTTGACTTCAACATCATTCTCTTTCAACTCTTTAAGAATCACAGATGTGCGGAAATCAACCTGATCTTCAAATGAAGGATACATTTCTGTTTCTAAATCGTGATGATTAATTTTCTTAAGAAATAATGTCGAATTTCCCTGATAAACGGCCACTCTCGTGAAATACATTCGTGGATTAAGTGCTAAAACCAGATCTCTCATATTATTCGTGTTTAGTGTTCGTAACTTGCTTAAGACTTTCTTTTTCATCCCTTTTGGATTTTAACATCCAATATATCGTGATATGACTAAGCGTTGAATTTCTGAAGTTCCCTCTCCAATTTGTAACAGGCGCTGATCCCGATAAAAACGTTCAATAGGATATTCTTTCATCAAACCATATCCACCATGAATTTGAACCCCTTCGTCTGCCACTTCCTTAGCGATTTCAGAACAATATAGTTTCGACATGGCAGCTTCCTTTTCAAAAGGATAATTGTTATCCTTCAACCAGCAAGCCTTATAAAGTAAATTTCTGGCAAGCTCAATTTTAGTTGCCATATCTGCCAACTTAAAGCTATTGATTTGAAATTTTGATATCGGTTTACCAAATTGCTTTCGTTCTTTTGCATATTCCAAGGTCATTTCAAATGCCCCCTGAGCCAAGCCCAAACCCATAGCCGCAATGGATAGTCGTCCTGAATCCAGAGTTTGTAACATGATTTTAGACCCCATACCACGTTCACCAAGAATGTTCTTCTTAGGAACGAAACAGCCATCAAAAAACATCTGTGAGGTATCAGAAGCACGCCACATTAGTTTTCCATGCATCGCCTGACTCTTCCAGCCCGGGGTATCCTTCTCTACCAACAAACAAGTGAATTCTTTTTCATCCCCATTAATAGCAGAAACAGCCTGAACCGTCACTCCCATCGTTTGTGGATTTGATCCGTTTGTAATAAAAATTTTTGAACCATTAATCTCCCAAAATCTCCCCAAATCCTTAACAAAGGTCTTTGTTCCTCTCGAATCCGATCCTGCCTCAGCTTCGGTTAAACCAAAAGCCCAGAGTTCTTTACCCGAACAAAGTCCCGGTAAATATTTTAATTTTTGCTCTTCCGTTCCAAAATTATAAATGGGCCCAATGCCCAATGAATTATGGGCAGCAAGAGTTGCCGCATGTGAACCATCCACACGAGCCACTTCTTCCACGGCAATAATGTAGGATAGGTAATCGCTTCCATGTCCACCATATTTCTCCGGCAAATACATTCCAAAGAGACCCATCTCTCCCATTTTCTCTGTTATTTCAGGAGAAAATTCTTCTTTTTCATCCAGTTCGGCAGCGAAGGGTTTTATCTCTCTTTCAGCAAAATCCCGAACCGCCTTTCTTATAATATGATGTTCTTCTTTCAAAAAAGGATCCATATACTTATATTTTCATATTGATTATAAGTTAACAATAATTTGAGTATTAAACTTCAATCAATTCATTTTTTTAATTAATAATTTGAATACAATTCTCTAAATATCTTTCAGATAAGTTTTTGGGATAGGAAAAGATTGATTTAAAAGTGCAGAGGCCATTGTCTTGCCCTGAGCATCTATCATCAAGGATTTTGTTCCCCCTCCATCCAAAGATTCTTCCAGTAAAAAATTCAATGCCAACAGATTATCCAATTCATAACGTTTAACTCTCCCTTTACAAATACCTTTAAACATGCTTTTGATGATCTCAGGCGTCAATTTTGATTTCAAATAATGATAAATCTCCTCAGACCGAGCTAAAACACCAATATTAAAGGTATCTCCCTTGTCTCCGGAACGAGCCATACAGACCTCTCGTAATGGCACATCAATCATTTCCGAATCTGAATAATGATCTCCCTGAGAAGAATCAACTTGTGTGCTTTGTGGGATAAAATCTGCCTCATTTCCCAATACAGAATCAATATCATACGTTTCCTGAATATCTCCCTGAGAATCTAAAACATGCACTGTAGATTGAATCAATGTTTTGGGAATCAAAGTTGGCCAATAAGTAATAACCTGCTGATTTCTGGCTCTGCCTCCCGTTACTGCAACACCAGGAGGTCCACTTAAAATCAGCGGCGCAATACTGGTTGAAAATCGTTTAATCTTATCAAGATCATCATCGTAAACCGAGAAACGAAGGAGAATTTCATTGGGATCGATATCTTCAACCAAATTTTGATGACACGCATTATAACCAATATATTCCGTATTGGTTTTCTTATAATCTGTGTTCAAACGTTGCCAGAATATCTTTTCAAATTCACGAGCCTTATTCAGAACTCGACCTCCCGAAATTACAATAGAACTAACCGCCTTATAACCATCCTCATAAGCCATTGACACCTTTAAAAAGTGAGTTGAAGGATGCCCTTTCGCATTTTTAACCAAAACACGGTTCGGTGCCAACTCTTTTAGTTCCAGTTGACTAAAATCGGCAACCACATCCGGACTGATATAATGCTTGGGATCACCCATTTCATAAACCAATTGCTCACGAATGGTATCCCGACTAATTAAACCGCCTGTATTGGGATGCTTGTAAACTTCGAAACTGCCATCACGACTCATCTCTACGATGGGATAACCCATATTATCCCAAAGGCTTACCTTTTGCCAATCGGTGAAATTTCCCCCACTGGCCTGAGCACCACATTCAATAATATGGCCTGCAACCAAACCCGCAGCTAGTTTATCCCAATCATCCAGTTCCCAGCCGAGTTCATAAATCATGGGAGCCATGGTTATGGATGTATCCGTGACTCTACCGGCAAGAATCAAATCAGCACCACTATCGAGAGCTTTTAATAAAGGAGGAACCCCCAAATAGACATTGGCAGACTGAATATTTTCTTTGATTCCTTCAAAATCATCACCCGTTTCCATGTCAGTAAAACTGGCCTTTTCAGGATAAAACTCATCAATCCGATCGATAATGTTATCACCAATGACAACAGCAATTTTCAAATCGACACCCTTATGTTTTAATTCAGAAAGAATTTTGCGTGCACAAGCCAGAGGGTTAATCCCTCCCGCATTGGTAAGCATCCGCACTTTCTTTTCTTTCATCAATTCAGCCACATCAACAATCTGATCAACAAAATCGCCCACATAACCCATGGCTTCATTTTTCAATTGCTGTTTTCGAAGAATACTCATGGTTACTTCAGCTAAGAAGTCTGAAGAAATATAATCGACTTCTCCCCCTTCTAACTGACGTCTTAATACGCCAAGATCATCTCCCCAAAAACCACCGGCATTTGCAATACGAATTTTGTTTTTCATGATTCTATCATTTTATTAACATCGAAATATTATCCCGATTGTATCCGTTCATAATTTATCCTACACCTCAATCAACTTAATTAGTTCCATTTGACTTGTTACCTGCTCGCCTTCTCTAATCACAATTTCAGAAACCATCCCATTAAAAGGGGCCAATATACTGTTCTCCATTTTCATAGATTCCAAAATAAGCAGCACCTCGGACTTCTGAATTTTATCCCCGGCCTTTACATTAATTTTAACAACTTTGCCCGGAAGTGGGGCCAGAATACGATCACCTGCATGCCCATCACTTGCAAAATTTTCATTAAAAAGTTCATTCCCGGAATCAGACCAGCGTCTCAAAGACATTAAAATACCTTTACATGAGACATGAGCTTGATTGCATTCATTTTTTGAAATGTAAAACGTAAAAATTTTGCCATTATAAATCAGATTCACGCAATTTTCTTTCAAATTCAACTTTTCAAACGTATATAACACACCGTCAATCTCGTAAGTCAGATCATCCTTGAATGTGACATCAATCAACCTGTCTTCATGACTAATTTTGAAAGCTTTACGAGCATTTCGCCAAAAACCGATTTCTTCCCAAATATTCTGAGGTTTTCCAAGCCTTAAATCGTAATGAGAGAAAGCTGCGTAGAACAAAGACAGATCGATAGATTTTTGATCTTCCTTCATTCTCTGCTTAAGTTGCTGCTCGTTTTGCTTACAAAAATGGGTTGAAATTTGGTTCTTGATGTATTCTTCTGTTCCGATCAGATTCTTAAGAAAATGAATGTTGTTTTTAATGCCATGAATGTGATAGTCAGACAAAGCTTCTTTCAGACCATTAATGGCCAACACTCTTGTTTCATCCCAAACAATCAATTTTGATATCATGGGGTCAAAATCGGGATGAATTGTACCCGCTTTTGAGAGTGACGAATCAATACGTAGCTTCGTATTGCTCACACTAGGCTCCTTATAAAATTCAATATCGCCGGGTGCCGGAATAAAATCCAGATCAGGATCTTCGGCATAAATTCTAGCTTCAATAGCATGCCCACTTAAAACGATATCTTCCTGCTTCAATTGAAGCTTTTTACCGGAAGCAATTGCCAATTGCTGCTCAACCAAATCGACACCTGTAATCATTTCTGTAACGGGATGTTCAACCTGAATTCGGGTATTCATCTCAAGAAAATAGAAGTTTTGATTTTCATCCATCAAAAACTCAATTGTTCCTGCATTGGAATAGCCTAAAGCTTTGGTCAAACGAACAGCCGCTTGTCCCATTCGTTCTCTAAGTTCAGAATCCACGCTAGACGATGGCGCTTCTTCAATAATCTTTTGAAAACGTCTTTGTATGGAGCATTCTCTCTCAAATAAATGAATGGCATGTCCATATTTATCGGCTAGTACCTGAACTTCAATATGTCTTGGATTCTCAATATACCGCTCCAATAAAACCTCCCCATCACCGAAGTATTTCTCAGCCTCACGCGAGGTGGCAGTAATTGCAGATTCCAGATCGGATTCAGATCGCACAATTCGCATGCCTTTACCTCCACCACCTGCTGCAGCTTTCACTAATACGGGAAATTGCAAGTTTTTTGAATTCTTCAATAAACTCTCCTTATCGCCAATAATCCCTTCTAAAACAGGTAGATTCTGTAATACAGCAAATTCACGTGCATTAACCTTATTACCCATCAGCTCAATAGACTCCGCATCAGGTCCAACAAAGTCGATATTTGCCTCAAGGCAAGCTTTGGCAAAAGCAGGATTTTCAGCAAGAAACCCATAGCCCGGATGAATAGCATCAGCCTTATTTTCTATAGCAATCTTAATAATCTGTTGCTTATCCAAATAGGTTGATAAAAGATCATTTCCTTTGAGAGGGTAAGCCTCATCAGCAAATTGAACATGATCAGCCTCTTTATCCTTATCTGAATAAATAACCAAAGTTGAAATGCCCAATTTTCGGG
It encodes:
- a CDS encoding tetratricopeptide repeat protein, with amino-acid sequence MKTRISLLILALLSLACFKANAQKERKFIRKGNGLFEDKNFENSEVEYRKALDKKNASFEAAFNLGDALYKQKKYDEALEQFQTLASKETDPQRLGLLHYNIGNTLLLNKKIDESIEAYKESLRHNPDSKEAKYNLEYARKMKEKQEQQKKQNKDQQNQDNKDNKDKKDQDKKDQQNKDDQKKKQDDQKKDQDKKKDQKDKEKQKPNEGDKNKKQEPKEGKISKEDAQRLLQALENDEKKVQQKVQKAKAKAQQKKKQKIKKDW
- a CDS encoding BatD family protein, whose protein sequence is MKRLFFLLLTCLFISTSAFADKTKFTATAPNVVALGEQFRLSYSLNEKGTNLKLPAIKGFQILMGPSTSTSMSTQYINGKMTSSSSYTYTYVLLAETEGKFTFEPAEITVDGKLVKSNSHTIEVVRESTKNKQQGTHSSTSAQAQRITEDNLYIKVNVDRKSVFMGEPVKATLKIYSKNKNLVNIEPVKLPTFQGFLTQEIERDSPSTLTGENVNGEIMYTYVRSEYLLFPQHEGEIVIEPWEMNCIVQLSAQARSRGFFDDFFNNYKNVRVPRKSKPVTIKVKPVPNNAPASFDGAVGQFKISTSINQDSVKVDDAITMKVKISGNGNMKLINPLKFDFPADFEVYDPKTNQNIESTAKGMTGSTTFEYLIIPRHAGDFTIPTNEFTYFDPRARRYKTKLTPEFKIHVAKGEGGVSNTTISSFTKEDVKFIGKDIRFIKTNNFEPIYKGEIFFGTLNFYLAYILPLFIFILAFVFNRKRIKENADVAKMKNKRANRVAMKRLKAASQRLHAKEKEAFYDEILKALWDYISDKFNLPLSDLSKDNINGILVDRSVDQEIISDFMTILDTCEFARYAPSSGSSEMDSLYQKTMETITKLEKNIK
- a CDS encoding tetratricopeptide repeat protein; this encodes MQKFIYTLIALALSVQVFAQIQANPIQEANDLYQKGEYENAIKSYESVLETRIEAPEIYFNLANAYYKTGQIAPAILNYERALLLSPEDEDIKYNLELAQKNVTDKLEVLPEFFVSSWVSGLWNSLSANAWSWLSIGFFFFFLALMSLYLYSKISRIKKLGFFLSILCLLSSLVFYNFASKMNKQLTSREYAIVFSPSVTVKGSPDESGTQLFLLHEGTKVKVIEELGDWRNIKLSDGNQGWLKKEDIEII
- the buk gene encoding butyrate kinase, with the protein product MKKKVLSKLRTLNTNNMRDLVLALNPRMYFTRVAVYQGNSTLFLKKINHHDLETEMYPSFEDQVDFRTSVILKELKENDVEVKNIKVIIGRGGLLKPVESGVYRVNSKMIKDLSSSEFGDDVVNLGGLLANGIAKAIDGAHAYIADPVVVDELQDIARFTGRPEFKRRSIFHALNQKISARKYAKIKYSEYEKMNLIVVHLGGGISIGAHKKGRVIDTNQAYDGDGPFSPIRSGSLPMGDVIRMCYSGKFTMDEMLKKQTGDGGLYSYFKTHSAFDVCQLRDAGDEKAAEVLSAMAYQVSKYISSLHVCFDGEKLDGIIITGGLAKDDTFVSEIRNRVEIIAPVYVMPGAEVLGALSYYGQMILRGETDIKDYD
- a CDS encoding acyl-CoA dehydrogenase family protein, which produces MDPFLKEEHHIIRKAVRDFAEREIKPFAAELDEKEEFSPEITEKMGEMGLFGMYLPEKYGGHGSDYLSYIIAVEEVARVDGSHAATLAAHNSLGIGPIYNFGTEEQKLKYLPGLCSGKELWAFGLTEAEAGSDSRGTKTFVKDLGRFWEINGSKIFITNGSNPQTMGVTVQAVSAINGDEKEFTCLLVEKDTPGWKSQAMHGKLMWRASDTSQMFFDGCFVPKKNILGERGMGSKIMLQTLDSGRLSIAAMGLGLAQGAFEMTLEYAKERKQFGKPISKFQINSFKLADMATKIELARNLLYKACWLKDNNYPFEKEAAMSKLYCSEIAKEVADEGVQIHGGYGLMKEYPIERFYRDQRLLQIGEGTSEIQRLVISRYIGC
- a CDS encoding acyclic terpene utilization AtuA family protein, translating into MKNKIRIANAGGFWGDDLGVLRRQLEGGEVDYISSDFLAEVTMSILRKQQLKNEAMGYVGDFVDQIVDVAELMKEKKVRMLTNAGGINPLACARKILSELKHKGVDLKIAVVIGDNIIDRIDEFYPEKASFTDMETGDDFEGIKENIQSANVYLGVPPLLKALDSGADLILAGRVTDTSITMAPMIYELGWELDDWDKLAAGLVAGHIIECGAQASGGNFTDWQKVSLWDNMGYPIVEMSRDGSFEVYKHPNTGGLISRDTIREQLVYEMGDPKHYISPDVVADFSQLELKELAPNRVLVKNAKGHPSTHFLKVSMAYEDGYKAVSSIVISGGRVLNKAREFEKIFWQRLNTDYKKTNTEYIGYNACHQNLVEDIDPNEILLRFSVYDDDLDKIKRFSTSIAPLILSGPPGVAVTGGRARNQQVITYWPTLIPKTLIQSTVHVLDSQGDIQETYDIDSVLGNEADFIPQSTQVDSSQGDHYSDSEMIDVPLREVCMARSGDKGDTFNIGVLARSEEIYHYLKSKLTPEIIKSMFKGICKGRVKRYELDNLLALNFLLEESLDGGGTKSLMIDAQGKTMASALLNQSFPIPKTYLKDI
- a CDS encoding acetyl/propionyl/methylcrotonyl-CoA carboxylase subunit alpha produces the protein MYYKRLLIANRGEIAVRIIRTARKLGISTLVIYSDKDKEADHVQFADEAYPLKGNDLLSTYLDKQQIIKIAIENKADAIHPGYGFLAENPAFAKACLEANIDFVGPDAESIELMGNKVNAREFAVLQNLPVLEGIIGDKESLLKNSKNLQFPVLVKAAAGGGGKGMRIVRSESDLESAITATSREAEKYFGDGEVLLERYIENPRHIEVQVLADKYGHAIHLFERECSIQRRFQKIIEEAPSSSVDSELRERMGQAAVRLTKALGYSNAGTIEFLMDENQNFYFLEMNTRIQVEHPVTEMITGVDLVEQQLAIASGKKLQLKQEDIVLSGHAIEARIYAEDPDLDFIPAPGDIEFYKEPSVSNTKLRIDSSLSKAGTIHPDFDPMISKLIVWDETRVLAINGLKEALSDYHIHGIKNNIHFLKNLIGTEEYIKNQISTHFCKQNEQQLKQRMKEDQKSIDLSLFYAAFSHYDLRLGKPQNIWEEIGFWRNARKAFKISHEDRLIDVTFKDDLTYEIDGVLYTFEKLNLKENCVNLIYNGKIFTFYISKNECNQAHVSCKGILMSLRRWSDSGNELFNENFASDGHAGDRILAPLPGKVVKINVKAGDKIQKSEVLLILESMKMENSILAPFNGMVSEIVIREGEQVTSQMELIKLIEV